A region of Aquila chrysaetos chrysaetos chromosome 13, bAquChr1.4, whole genome shotgun sequence DNA encodes the following proteins:
- the LOC115349840 gene encoding cystatin-like, with protein MAAAGRRAAAERGAMAGARVCLTLLVAALMFAGAALARQDRPRLLGAPVDIDNTDNDEGLQRALQFAVTEYNKASNDMYSSRVVRIISAKRQIVSGIKYIMTVEIGRTTCPKPATDLQSCAFHDAPQMAKHTTCDFVVYTIPWQNVIKLLTSNCK; from the exons ATGGCGGCGGCAGGAAGGAGGGCGGCGGCAGAGCGCGGAGCCATGGCTGGAGCGAGGGTTTGCCTGACGCTGCTCGTCGCGGCGCTGATGTTCGCCGGCGCCGCGCTGGCCCGTCAGGACCGCCCGCGGCTTTTGGGAGCCCCGGTGGACATCGATAACACCGACAACGATGAGGGGCTGCAGCGGGCCCTGCAGTTCGCCGTGACGGAGTACAACAAGGCCAGCAACGATATGTACTCCAGCCGGGTGGTGCGGATCATCAGCGCCAAGAGGCAG ATTGTGTCTGGAATCAAGTACATAATGACAGTTGAGATCGGCCGGACAACTTGCCCAAAGCCGGCAACTGATCTCCAGAGCTGTGCTTTCCACGATGCGCCGCAGATGGCTAAG caCACCACCTGTGACTTTGTAGTGTACACCATTCCTTggcaaaatgtaattaaacTACTGACCAGTAACTGCAAATAA